The Brachyspira hyodysenteriae ATCC 27164 genome includes a window with the following:
- the mnmE gene encoding tRNA uridine-5-carboxymethylaminomethyl(34) synthesis GTPase MnmE, which yields MNEYDIKDTIAALSTPYSKSALAIIRMSGSKALEIASKICFYANNENKNINNFEHRKSYYALIKDENNIPVDEVIVLSSLSPNTFTSEDTIEFISHGSIVVIDALMNLLIKNGARAANRGEFTYRAYINGRIGISEAEAIHDLIDSNNKLMAEASIYKMRGRLTREIDKLRENIKNSLMLVYGELDFPEDETESFSYDKLIENFEIIKKDIENILSNSKRVENLINGIKVAILGRVNAGKSSIFNMILDRERAIVSNIAGTTRDFLSENIYIENIPFYLMDTAGFHKKADNDIELEGIERAKKCAYESDIILAVFDGSDIENEDDINLIEFLNTLENKNIIYILNKSDEDKKFNKEIDNANIINISTKTKDGKDKLISALKDYISDSDIDIFNKETYVNNRERCYLENGLKQIDICIKKSLESYSLDEVAEEMNILNNILGNVSGKVDAEEVINEIFANFCIGK from the coding sequence ATGAATGAATATGATATAAAAGATACTATAGCGGCATTATCAACTCCATATTCAAAGAGTGCATTGGCTATAATAAGAATGTCAGGAAGTAAGGCATTAGAGATAGCATCAAAAATATGTTTCTACGCTAATAATGAAAATAAGAATATAAATAATTTTGAACATAGAAAAAGTTATTATGCTTTAATAAAAGATGAAAATAATATACCTGTTGATGAGGTTATAGTATTATCTTCTTTATCTCCAAATACTTTCACATCTGAAGACACAATAGAATTTATATCACATGGAAGTATTGTTGTAATAGATGCTCTTATGAATCTTTTAATAAAAAATGGAGCTAGGGCAGCTAATAGAGGAGAGTTTACATATAGAGCTTATATTAATGGAAGAATAGGAATAAGTGAGGCTGAGGCTATACATGATTTGATAGATTCTAATAATAAACTTATGGCTGAAGCAAGTATATATAAAATGAGAGGCAGGCTTACAAGAGAGATAGATAAACTTAGAGAAAATATCAAAAATTCTCTTATGCTTGTTTATGGAGAATTAGATTTTCCTGAAGATGAAACAGAAAGTTTTTCTTATGATAAGCTTATAGAAAATTTTGAGATTATAAAAAAAGATATAGAAAATATTTTATCAAATTCTAAAAGAGTTGAAAATCTTATTAATGGAATAAAGGTTGCTATATTAGGCAGAGTTAATGCTGGTAAAAGCAGTATATTTAATATGATATTGGATAGAGAAAGGGCTATTGTTTCAAATATTGCAGGGACTACAAGAGATTTTTTAAGTGAAAATATCTATATTGAGAATATCCCTTTTTATTTGATGGATACTGCTGGATTTCATAAAAAGGCTGATAATGATATTGAACTTGAAGGCATTGAGAGGGCAAAAAAATGTGCTTATGAATCTGATATTATACTTGCAGTTTTTGACGGAAGCGATATAGAAAATGAAGATGATATTAATTTAATAGAGTTCTTAAATACATTAGAAAATAAAAATATTATATATATACTCAATAAAAGCGATGAAGATAAAAAATTTAATAAAGAAATAGATAATGCTAATATCATTAATATAAGTACAAAAACAAAAGATGGAAAAGATAAGTTAATATCGGCTTTGAAGGATTATATTTCTGATTCTGATATAGATATATTTAATAAAGAAACTTATGTCAATAATAGAGAAAGATGCTATTTAGAAAATGGACTTAAACAGATTGATATATGTATAAAAAAATCATTGGAGTCTTATTCATTGGATGAAGTTGCTGAAGAGATGAATATATTGAATAATATACTTGGAAATGTAAGCGGTAAAGTTGATGCTGAAGAAGTAATTAATGA
- the tsaE gene encoding tRNA (adenosine(37)-N6)-threonylcarbamoyltransferase complex ATPase subunit type 1 TsaE → MKKEIIKEEKNISLDDIEKIAEFFKSVLKDGDIVIMEGNLGFGKTTFVRILSRLMESEDIVSSPSFTLINEYDIILNGEESILRHVDLYRLEKEDELDDIGFKDKIRENGITMIEWGNKFKDYFEAPYYLFEIEMYEENNRLYRISLIS, encoded by the coding sequence ATGAAAAAAGAGATTATTAAAGAAGAAAAAAATATAAGTCTTGATGATATAGAAAAAATTGCTGAATTTTTTAAGAGTGTATTAAAAGACGGTGATATAGTTATAATGGAAGGAAATCTTGGATTCGGTAAAACTACATTTGTAAGAATATTATCAAGATTAATGGAAAGTGAAGATATTGTCAGCAGTCCTTCATTTACTTTGATAAACGAGTATGATATAATTTTGAATGGCGAAGAAAGTATTTTGAGGCATGTTGATTTATATAGACTTGAAAAAGAAGATGAGCTTGATGATATAGGTTTTAAAGATAAAATAAGAGAGAATGGCATTACTATGATAGAATGGGGTAATAAGTTTAAAGATTACTTTGAGGCTCCATATTATTTATTTGAGATAGAAATGTATGAAGAAAATAATAGATTATATAGGATTAGTTTAATTTCATGA